Proteins encoded by one window of bacterium:
- a CDS encoding L-2-amino-thiazoline-4-carboxylic acid hydrolase — protein MRLGDFEICYLTGDGRAFDIGVDHVRCGNLELAKKLGAEEFAPYVCMSDIALSDALGWGLTRTQTLADGCSHCDFRFKRDAETRISSQTPEVQEAIERIGRRSLSA, from the coding sequence ATGCGCCTCGGCGACTTTGAGATCTGCTACCTAACAGGCGACGGGAGGGCCTTCGATATCGGCGTTGACCATGTCCGATGCGGGAACTTGGAACTGGCGAAGAAGCTGGGGGCGGAGGAGTTCGCGCCCTATGTGTGCATGTCGGACATCGCGCTTAGCGACGCTCTTGGCTGGGGCCTCACCAGAACACAGACCTTGGCAGATGGCTGTAGCCACTGCGATTTTCGGTTCAAGAGGGACGCAGAGACCCGGATCAGCTCACAGACTCCCGAAGTGCAGGAGGCGATTGAGAGAATTGGACGGCGATCTCTCTCGGCCTGA
- a CDS encoding cytochrome-c oxidase: MADDNSQGRFEAIAVGLLFMVLAVAMVALGSRDWLPELASRHGAGVDKMLVYLLVTTGAMFLVGHFVLGFFVWRYTRGGGVQNRMASPKMERNWSIALGLLMTLVAEGGVLAIGMPTWTEYFASAPPGDALTVEVTPEQFAWNVRYPGADGVFGETDSSLIELNNPIGVDPEDPRGKDDYTAINQIHVPVGRPVRVRLRSKDVIHSFFLPQFRVKQDAVPGMTIEVWFVPTKTGRYELPCTELCGLGHYRMKGFFNVLTAEDFETWKSETFAAEEVG; the protein is encoded by the coding sequence ATGGCGGACGACAATTCACAGGGACGCTTTGAGGCCATCGCGGTCGGTCTGCTGTTCATGGTGCTGGCAGTCGCCATGGTCGCTCTCGGTTCTCGCGATTGGCTGCCGGAGCTGGCGTCGAGACATGGCGCCGGCGTCGACAAGATGTTGGTCTATCTCCTGGTGACTACGGGGGCCATGTTCCTGGTCGGCCATTTCGTGCTGGGATTTTTTGTCTGGCGTTATACACGGGGTGGTGGGGTACAGAACCGGATGGCGAGCCCGAAGATGGAGCGGAATTGGTCGATCGCCCTCGGACTTCTGATGACCCTGGTCGCAGAAGGCGGCGTTCTGGCGATCGGAATGCCGACGTGGACCGAGTACTTCGCCAGCGCACCGCCCGGCGATGCGCTGACGGTAGAGGTGACCCCGGAGCAGTTCGCCTGGAACGTGCGCTATCCGGGCGCTGACGGCGTCTTCGGCGAGACGGACTCGAGCTTGATCGAGCTCAACAACCCGATAGGAGTCGACCCCGAAGATCCCCGAGGTAAGGACGACTACACGGCGATCAACCAGATTCACGTGCCGGTGGGGCGCCCGGTCCGGGTGCGCTTGCGGTCCAAGGACGTGATCCACAGCTTCTTTCTGCCCCAGTTCCGGGTCAAGCAGGACGCGGTGCCGGGGATGACGATCGAGGTCTGGTTCGTGCCCACCAAGACCGGCAGATATGAGCTTCCTTGTACCGAGCTCTGCGGTCTCGGCCACTACCGAATGAAGGGCTTCTTCAACGTCCTGACCGCCGAGGACTTCGAGACCTGGAAGAGCGAGACGTTTGCAGCCGAGGAGGTCGGATGA
- a CDS encoding cytochrome c oxidase subunit I yields MTDKELGFVRRYIFSTDHKIIGIQYILTGFLMALVGGALAMMMRMQIAWPGRQWGFLEALFPNGMAGGIMTPEFYISLVTMHGTIMVFFFISYVLVSGFGNYLIPVQIGARDMAFPFLNMLSYWLAALSALVMLASFFAPGGAAAAGWTAYPPLSAIASAVPGSGLGQTLWLLAMALFIFSFTLSGLNYIATILSMRAPGMSMWRLPLTVWSYFVSAVVGVLAFPPLTAAAIMLLFDRHFGTSFFLPDGLVVAGEHLPHQGGTPLLWQHLFWFLGHPEVYVLILPALGVVFDILPAFTRKPVFGYRMTAWCYLAIGALGMIVWGHHMFVSGMNPYSGEYFSIMTMVITIPSAIIGVNMLGSVWGGSIRLKTPMLFALGLIAFFGTGGFGGIFLGNATADIQLHDTYFVVGHFHFMIGGVTLLGTYAAIYFWFPKMFGRMMNETLGKIHFWATIVAFYSIFLTQHFIGLAGTPRRYYAFIDYEFLAPMRGMQTFVTFAAFVMGAAQLLFAVNFCWSLLKGRKAGVNPWRATTLEWTLPSPPPHGNWTGELPTVERWAYEYSADEAEEDFTGQTVDASSVPVTF; encoded by the coding sequence ATGACGGACAAGGAACTCGGCTTCGTTCGCCGCTACATCTTCTCGACCGATCACAAGATCATCGGCATCCAGTACATCCTCACCGGCTTTCTGATGGCGCTGGTGGGCGGCGCGCTCGCCATGATGATGCGCATGCAGATCGCCTGGCCGGGGCGGCAGTGGGGCTTTCTCGAGGCGCTCTTTCCCAACGGTATGGCCGGCGGGATCATGACGCCGGAGTTCTACATCTCGCTGGTCACCATGCACGGAACCATCATGGTGTTCTTCTTCATCTCCTATGTCTTGGTGAGCGGCTTCGGCAACTACCTGATTCCGGTCCAGATCGGTGCCCGGGACATGGCGTTTCCGTTCCTGAACATGCTCTCCTACTGGCTGGCCGCGCTCAGCGCTCTGGTCATGCTGGCGTCGTTCTTCGCGCCGGGAGGGGCGGCCGCGGCCGGATGGACCGCCTATCCACCGCTTTCCGCGATCGCGAGCGCGGTGCCCGGCTCGGGGCTGGGGCAGACGCTATGGCTGCTGGCAATGGCGCTCTTCATCTTCTCGTTCACGTTGAGTGGGCTCAACTACATCGCCACCATCCTGTCGATGCGAGCGCCCGGAATGTCGATGTGGCGTCTGCCGCTCACCGTCTGGTCATACTTCGTCTCCGCCGTGGTTGGCGTTCTGGCGTTTCCGCCGCTCACGGCGGCGGCGATCATGCTCCTCTTCGACCGGCATTTCGGGACCAGCTTCTTCCTCCCGGACGGCCTCGTGGTGGCGGGTGAGCACCTCCCACATCAGGGCGGAACGCCGCTTCTCTGGCAGCATCTCTTCTGGTTTCTGGGCCACCCGGAGGTCTATGTGCTCATCCTGCCGGCGCTGGGTGTCGTCTTCGACATTCTGCCGGCCTTCACCCGTAAGCCGGTCTTCGGCTACCGGATGACCGCCTGGTGTTACCTCGCGATCGGCGCGCTCGGCATGATCGTCTGGGGTCACCATATGTTCGTGAGTGGCATGAACCCGTACTCGGGAGAGTACTTTTCGATCATGACCATGGTGATCACCATCCCGTCGGCAATCATCGGCGTCAACATGCTGGGAAGTGTCTGGGGAGGCTCGATTCGGCTCAAGACGCCGATGCTCTTCGCCCTGGGTCTGATCGCTTTCTTCGGCACCGGCGGCTTCGGCGGGATTTTCCTGGGTAACGCAACCGCCGACATTCAACTCCACGACACCTACTTCGTGGTCGGCCATTTCCATTTCATGATCGGTGGCGTCACGCTGCTCGGTACCTACGCGGCCATCTATTTCTGGTTTCCCAAGATGTTCGGCCGGATGATGAACGAGACCCTGGGCAAGATCCATTTCTGGGCGACGATCGTCGCCTTCTATTCGATCTTTCTGACCCAGCACTTCATCGGCCTGGCCGGAACGCCGCGGCGCTACTACGCCTTCATCGACTACGAGTTTCTGGCGCCGATGCGCGGCATGCAGACCTTCGTGACGTTCGCCGCCTTCGTCATGGGCGCAGCGCAGCTCCTCTTCGCGGTCAACTTCTGCTGGAGTCTGCTGAAAGGCAGGAAGGCCGGAGTGAACCCTTGGCGGGCGACGACGCTCGAGTGGACCCTACCTTCGCCGCCGCCGCACGGTAACTGGACCGGCGAACTGCCCACGGTGGAGAGGTGGGCCTACGAATACAGCGCCGATGAGGCCGAAGAAGATTTCACCGGCCAAACGGTCGATGCCAGCAGCGTACCGGTAACGTTCTAG